In a single window of the Necator americanus strain Aroian chromosome X, whole genome shotgun sequence genome:
- a CDS encoding hypothetical protein (NECATOR_CHRX.G25534.T1), with the protein MLKNDGSYERDIQQRCAAAYSAFNALTKWLWSNPITSKVKHRIYLPAVHPIKMYGLEAWAAPLTAIEELDCMERELFRGLLGFWLMVCHNEDLYSEVDTVYRWMTREKL; encoded by the coding sequence atgctgaaaaacgatggcagctacgagagagatattcagcaaagatgtgcTGCAGCTTATTCGGCATTCAACGCATTGACCAAGTGGCTGTGGTCGAACCCCATCACCAGCAAAGTGAAACACCGAATCTACCTACCCGCAGTTCACCCTATCAAGATGTACGGACTGGAGGCTTGGGCGGCGCCGTTGACAGCGATCGAAGAGCTTGACTGTATGGAGAGAGAGCTGTTTAGAGGACTGTTAGGCTTTTGGTTGATGGTTTGCCATAACGAAGATCTTTACTCGGAAGTGGATACGGTGTACCGGTGGATGACACGTGAAAAACTTTAA
- a CDS encoding hypothetical protein (NECATOR_CHRX.G25535.T1): MYKVLERNILDRLIRQRKEAIRDEQGGFRLGPWTPGQMFIVRRLIEAVFKDTTGKFVRLMNDMNRRTIAAVRTPAGCTTPFEVETGVRQGGVAGPFCPTFTVDGLMRRTTEQCPVDVILAPSPRVLVDVEYTDNVVIFASSSAKLQHVVNIVSKLAAYRLRLRLINASRSKMCCSLFGIQRIDQVAVVEPHHQQSETPNLPTRSSPYQDVRTGGLGGAVDSDRRA, encoded by the exons ATGTACAAGGTTCTAGAGCGGAACATCCTCGACCGACTAATCCGACAGCGCAAAGAAGCCATCCGTGACGAGCAAGGTGGCTTTCGCCTTGGTCCATGGACGCCTGGTCAGATGTTTATTGTGAGGAGACTGATTGAAGCAGTATTCAAAGACACTACAG gaaaattcgtacgcCTAATgaacgacatgaatagaaggACAATTGccgcagttcgaacaccagctggatgtactacaccgttcgaagtggaaactggagtgagacaaggaGGCGTGGCGGGACCCTTCTGTCCAACTTTTACCGTCGATGGTTTAATGCGAAGAACAACTGAGCAGTGTCCCGTTGATGTCATCTTAGCACCGTCTCCACGTGTCTTGGTGGACGTCGAGTACACCGAcaatgtagtaatattcgcttctagcagcgcgaagttacaacatgttgttaacattgtatcgaaattagcgGCCTACAGACTACGACTCcgcctgataaatgcaagcagat caaagatgtgcTGCAGCTTATTCGGCATTCAACGCATTGACCAAGTGGCTGTGGTCGAACCCCATCACCAGCAAAGTGAAACACCGAATCTACCTACCCGCAGTTCACCCTATCAAGATGTACGGACTGGAGGCTTGGGCGGCGCCGTTGACAGCGATCGAAGAGCTTGA
- a CDS encoding hypothetical protein (NECATOR_CHRX.G25535.T2): MYKVLERNILDRLIRQRKEAIRDEQGGFRLGPWTPGQMFIVRRLIEAVFKDTTGKFVRLMNDMNRRTIAAVRTPAGCTTPFEVETGVRQGGVAGPFCPTFTVDGLMRRTTEQCPVDVILAPSPRVLVDVEYTDNVVIFASSSAKLQHVVNIVSKLAAYRLRLRLINASRCGSRPSMGIRMD, translated from the exons ATGTACAAGGTTCTAGAGCGGAACATCCTCGACCGACTAATCCGACAGCGCAAAGAAGCCATCCGTGACGAGCAAGGTGGCTTTCGCCTTGGTCCATGGACGCCTGGTCAGATGTTTATTGTGAGGAGACTGATTGAAGCAGTATTCAAAGACACTACAG gaaaattcgtacgcCTAATgaacgacatgaatagaaggACAATTGccgcagttcgaacaccagctggatgtactacaccgttcgaagtggaaactggagtgagacaaggaGGCGTGGCGGGACCCTTCTGTCCAACTTTTACCGTCGATGGTTTAATGCGAAGAACAACTGAGCAGTGTCCCGTTGATGTCATCTTAGCACCGTCTCCACGTGTCTTGGTGGACGTCGAGTACACCGAcaatgtagtaatattcgcttctagcagcgcgaagttacaacatgttgttaacattgtatcgaaattagcgGCCTACAGACTACGACTCcgcctgataaatgcaagcagatgtgggtcgaGACCCTCAATGGGAATCAGGATGGACTGA
- a CDS encoding hypothetical protein (NECATOR_CHRX.G25536.T1), with product MKNIPLSDIREFTAFWDVRFQPPSCSSQLYSTVPKKVLVSSTSTEARLDRFEKRGMQKEISPASDQHWIMDQEEIGAKEEIRLCINKDNIQREEAPRRQLKREWTSRAKELEDKDKDPRKAFALLRQYR from the exons ATGAAGAACATCCCTTTGTCAGATATCCGAGaatttacagctttctgggacgttcgattccaaccaccgTCTTGTTCATCTCAGCTTTATAGTACGGTTCCAAAAAAGGTGTTGGTGAGCTCAACATCAACCGAAGCTCGACTTGACAGGTTTGAAAAACGAGGAATGCAGAAGGAAATTTCACCAGCGAGTGATCAACATTGGATTATGGACCAGGAAGAGATTGG CGCCAAGGAAGAAATTCGCCTGTGCATTAACAAGGACAATATCCaa CGAGAAGAAGCGCCGCGTCGTCAGTTAAAACGCGAATGGACTTCACGAGCGAAGGAGCTTGAGGACAAGGACAAGGATCCGAGAAAAGCCTTTGCTCTGCTAAGGCAGTATAGATGA
- a CDS encoding hypothetical protein (NECATOR_CHRX.G25537.T1), which yields MSPCTVKAVWKHASGIALSSVTTITPSAAATVMKGNGLKLCIVRAHTLTETAEYHNKDAFYDELIMLISKIPLQQAVTVGIDADAKMGLEPQSDVLQKWFYPMKQTSDIANRLIDEPYHCIHVQKESTMPLTYVASNNPINARRAAKVEDADS from the exons ATGTCTCCTTGTACAGTGAAAGCCGTATG gaaacacgcatcagggATCGCCCTCTCATCAGTAACGACGATTACACCATCTGCTGCGGCGACagtgatgaaaggaaa TGGACTCAAACTCTGTATCGTACGTGCCCACACCCTTACGGAGACCGCTGAGTACCACAATAAGGACGcattctatgatgaactcattatgttgatatccaagataccACTCCAGCAGGCGGTAACTGTCGGAATTGATGCGGatgcaaagatgggacttgaaccacaatccgatgtgcttcAAAAATGGTTCTATCCCATGAAGCAAACATCCGACATCGCAAATCGTCTGATAGACGAACCTTATCACTGCATCCATGTTCAAAAGGAATCAACGATGCCATTGACTTACGTGGCAAGCAACAACCCcattaacgccagaagagcAGCAAAAGTAGAAGATGCCGACTCTTGA
- a CDS encoding hypothetical protein (NECATOR_CHRX.G25537.T2), with protein sequence MESSTTNIRPVTLNSRSLSSEQQQPALSRILQHLHRLLYCRKHASGIALSSVTTITPSAAATVMKGNGLKLCIVRAHTLTETAEYHNKDAFYDELIMLISKIPLQQAVTVGIDADAKMGLEPQSDVLQKWFYPMKQTSDIANRLIDEPYHCIHVQKESTMPLTYVASNNPINARRAAKVEDADS encoded by the exons atggaatcttcGACAACAAATATTCGTCCCGTAACACTTAACTCCCGGTCACTGTCaagtgaacaacaacaacctgCCCTATCCAGAATTCTGCAACATCTGCACCGTTTGCTgtattgcaggaaacacgcatcagggATCGCCCTCTCATCAGTAACGACGATTACACCATCTGCTGCGGCGACagtgatgaaaggaaa TGGACTCAAACTCTGTATCGTACGTGCCCACACCCTTACGGAGACCGCTGAGTACCACAATAAGGACGcattctatgatgaactcattatgttgatatccaagataccACTCCAGCAGGCGGTAACTGTCGGAATTGATGCGGatgcaaagatgggacttgaaccacaatccgatgtgcttcAAAAATGGTTCTATCCCATGAAGCAAACATCCGACATCGCAAATCGTCTGATAGACGAACCTTATCACTGCATCCATGTTCAAAAGGAATCAACGATGCCATTGACTTACGTGGCAAGCAACAACCCcattaacgccagaagagcAGCAAAAGTAGAAGATGCCGACTCTTGA
- a CDS encoding hypothetical protein (NECATOR_CHRX.G25538.T1): MLNELNEAGKRIGLRINLKKTQFMKNAHCENGGVQLEGSQIVETPSCVYLGRSMNIENDLKEELYRRLRAAWAAFAAVREATHQLTDQDLRAHLFDSTVLPALCYAAETWADTAATSRKLLTTHRALEKCLLKSNRRTQHLAGLRSSDLRGMSRLRDPAEYVSKAKHRWASHIMRRIDDRWTKRTLEWIPSDAKRH, encoded by the coding sequence atgctcaacgaattgaacgaagcagggaagagaataggactacgaataaacctaaagaagacacagttcatgaagaacgcccactgcgagaacggaggagtacaacttgaaggctcccaaatcgtggaaactccatcatgcgtatacctcggacgttctatgaacatagaaaacgacttgaaggaagaactgtaTAGAAGactgagagcagcatgggcagcatttgcagcagtcagggaagctacgcaccaactgacggaccaagatcttcgtgcccatctgttcgactcgacagtccttccagcgctctgttacgcagcggagacgtgggcagacaccgcggccacgtctagaaagctacttactacccacagagcgcTTGAGAAATGTCTCCTGAAGtctaaccggcgcacacaacacctagccggtcttcgtagctccgacttaagaggaatgtcccgtcttcgcgacccagcggaatatgtatcgaaggcaaaacatagatgggccagtcacatcatgagaagaatcgacgatagatggactaaaagaacgctagagtggatcccaagtgACGCTAAACGCCACTGA
- a CDS encoding hypothetical protein (NECATOR_CHRX.G25539.T2), with amino-acid sequence MHSGGSSSGRVSQADKEFDTSDIPISRNRKPSQETILILDQGDIRTTRHGDCLKLCTYNARTVSTDADLHALLGAAERIKFYVIALQETKCRRSDVRQMNDGTLVIRGEKVPSRNVSGVGFVVHPSVVHLVDSHEILSPRLAILCLRPLRQKPISIINCYSPTSADDESELEAFYEELEEVVRNEKPFYKFVVGDFNAKLGKATEEEYRIGSFGLGDRNENGNRLAGLLSAARLFHGNSLFMKKDHRQWTWESPNGATRAEIDHIFTNRSLTMEKNICYRQRRRKEVVYDDCVLEDSLSQGDWHIEEDPNVDYEMLLRGLRACAERASKPRTTNLDRTSKTTKELLERTKALRLDPNASHIERQKKILEAAQRRTSLKKCRRDLREYNIPLATLLSEDRTRTSSHREMEMITERFYSNLFRSSTPVSSPIIPTGEARPRILPSEVRVAIKSMKPGTTPGPDFISADFLRAGGHPLHVILAAHMTSYLQKERIPEQWKTSRTVLIHKKGDREDLRNYRPICLLSVLYKVFTKIILTRISRTLDEAQPQEQAGFRQGFTCLDHIQTVSRVIEVCRDYRLPLVLTFVEYEKGFDSVETNAILSALVDQGVDTSYVRTLANCYDRCTTRIELFHRPLTIPIGKGVRQGDTISPVHGCIAMDNEITILGRKGHTC; translated from the exons atgcacagcggaggttcgtcctccggcagggtctcccaagctgacaaggagttcgacacatccgacattccgatttctcggaatcggaagcctagccaaga gacgatattgattctggaccaaggcgatatacgcacgactcgccatggagactgtctcaaactgtgtacttacaacgcgagaacagtttccacagacgctgacctgcatgcccttctcggagctgcagagcgtatcaaattttacgtgattgctctgcaggagaccaagtgcagaaggagcgacgtacgacagatgaatgacggtacactcgtcattcgtggagagaaggttccgtcgcgaaatgtaagcggtgttggttttgttgtgcacccatctgtggtccatctcgtcgattctcacgagatcctgtcacctcgccTGGCCATTCTttgcctccgccctctgcgccaaaaacccatcagtatcatcaactgctactcaccaacatcagcagacgatgaatccgaattggaagcgttttacgaggagctggaggaagtagtccgcaacgagaagcccttctacaaattcgttgtcggagacttcaacgcaaaactaggaaaggccacagaagaggaatacaggattggaagttttggactaggggaccggaatgaaaatggcaatcgtctcgccgggctgttgtccgccgctcgcctctttcatgggaactctcttttcatgaaaaaagatcatcgtcagtggacatgggaatcgcccaatggcgcgactcgtgcggagatcgaccacatattcaccaaccggag Cctcacgatggaaaagaacatctgctatcggcaacgaaggagaaaagaagtcgtctacgacgattgcgtactcgaggactccttgtcccaaggtgactggcacatcgaggaggacccaaacgtggactacgagatgctgctcagaggattacgagcctgtgctgaacgtgcctcgaagccacgcacgacaaacttggatcgaacttcgaagaccaccaaggaattgttggaaagaacaaaggctttgaggcttgatccgaatgcatcgcacattgagcg gcagaagaagattctggaagcagcacaaagaagaacgagtctaaagaagtgccgcagggatctccgcgaatataatattccgttagcaaccttgctgagcgaagacaggactcgcacgtcttctcatcgtgagatggaaatgattacggagaggttctactcgaaccttttccgttcatcaacacctgtgtcaagcccaatcatccccactggcgaagctcgaCCACGGATTcttccttcggaagtacgagtcgctatcaagagcatgaaacctggcacaacccccggacctgattttatatcagcagactttcttcgggctggtggccatccgcttcatgtaatcttagcagcgcacatgacatcctatcttcagaaagaaaggattccagaacagtggaagacctcgcgaaccgttcttatccataagaaaggtgaccgagaggaccttcggaactaccgtccgatatgcttgctgagcgtgttatacaaagtattcaccaagatcatccttacgcgcatatctaggacgctggatgaagcccagccccaagaacaagctggattccgccagggattcacctgcttggaccacatccaaaccgtgtcgagggtcatagaggtttgccgggattaccgcctgccccttgttctaaccttcgtcgaatATGAGAAAGgttttgacagcgtagaaacgaatgcaatactgtcagcgctggtcgatcaaggtgtggacacgtcgtatgtgaggacattagccaattgctacgatcgatgcacgactaggatagagcttttccaccgccctctcaccatacccattggaaagggggtacgacaaggcgatactatatcgcctgTTCACGGCTgtattgcaatggataatgaaatcactatcctgggaagaaaggggcatacgtgttga
- a CDS encoding hypothetical protein (NECATOR_CHRX.G25539.T1), with product MNDGTLVIRGEKVPSRNVSGVGFVVHPSVVHLVDSHEILSPRLAILCLRPLRQKPISIINCYSPTSADDESELEAFYEELEEVVRNEKPFYKFVVGDFNAKLGKATEEEYRIGSFGLGDRNENGNRLAGLLSAARLFHGNSLFMKKDHRQWTWESPNGATRAEIDHIFTNRSGSDHRLLRAKIRLSLTMEKNICYRQRRRKEVVYDDCVLEDSLSQGDWHIEEDPNVDYEMLLRGLRACAERASKPRTTNLDRTSKTTKELLERTKALRLDPNASHIERQKKILEAAQRRTSLKKCRRDLREYNIPLATLLSEDRTRTSSHREMEMITERFYSNLFRSSTPVSSPIIPTGEARPRILPSEVRVAIKSMKPGTTPGPDFISADFLRAGGHPLHVILAAHMTSYLQKERIPEQWKTSRTVLIHKKGDREDLRNYRPICLLSVLYKVFTKIILTRISRTLDEAQPQEQAGFRQGFTCLDHIQTVSRVIEVCRDYRLPLVLTFVEYEKGFDSVETNAILSALVDQGVDTSYVRTLANCYDRCTTRIELFHRPLTIPIGKGVRQGDTISPVHGCIAMDNEITILGRKGHTC from the exons atgaatgacggtacactcgtcattcgtggagagaaggttccgtcgcgaaatgtaagcggtgttggttttgttgtgcacccatctgtggtccatctcgtcgattctcacgagatcctgtcacctcgccTGGCCATTCTttgcctccgccctctgcgccaaaaacccatcagtatcatcaactgctactcaccaacatcagcagacgatgaatccgaattggaagcgttttacgaggagctggaggaagtagtccgcaacgagaagcccttctacaaattcgttgtcggagacttcaacgcaaaactaggaaaggccacagaagaggaatacaggattggaagttttggactaggggaccggaatgaaaatggcaatcgtctcgccgggctgttgtccgccgctcgcctctttcatgggaactctcttttcatgaaaaaagatcatcgtcagtggacatgggaatcgcccaatggcgcgactcgtgcggagatcgaccacatattcaccaaccggag tggttctgatcaccgtctcctccGTGCGAAAATACGTCTTAGCctcacgatggaaaagaacatctgctatcggcaacgaaggagaaaagaagtcgtctacgacgattgcgtactcgaggactccttgtcccaaggtgactggcacatcgaggaggacccaaacgtggactacgagatgctgctcagaggattacgagcctgtgctgaacgtgcctcgaagccacgcacgacaaacttggatcgaacttcgaagaccaccaaggaattgttggaaagaacaaaggctttgaggcttgatccgaatgcatcgcacattgagcg gcagaagaagattctggaagcagcacaaagaagaacgagtctaaagaagtgccgcagggatctccgcgaatataatattccgttagcaaccttgctgagcgaagacaggactcgcacgtcttctcatcgtgagatggaaatgattacggagaggttctactcgaaccttttccgttcatcaacacctgtgtcaagcccaatcatccccactggcgaagctcgaCCACGGATTcttccttcggaagtacgagtcgctatcaagagcatgaaacctggcacaacccccggacctgattttatatcagcagactttcttcgggctggtggccatccgcttcatgtaatcttagcagcgcacatgacatcctatcttcagaaagaaaggattccagaacagtggaagacctcgcgaaccgttcttatccataagaaaggtgaccgagaggaccttcggaactaccgtccgatatgcttgctgagcgtgttatacaaagtattcaccaagatcatccttacgcgcatatctaggacgctggatgaagcccagccccaagaacaagctggattccgccagggattcacctgcttggaccacatccaaaccgtgtcgagggtcatagaggtttgccgggattaccgcctgccccttgttctaaccttcgtcgaatATGAGAAAGgttttgacagcgtagaaacgaatgcaatactgtcagcgctggtcgatcaaggtgtggacacgtcgtatgtgaggacattagccaattgctacgatcgatgcacgactaggatagagcttttccaccgccctctcaccatacccattggaaagggggtacgacaaggcgatactatatcgcctgTTCACGGCTgtattgcaatggataatgaaatcactatcctgggaagaaaggggcatacgtgttga
- a CDS encoding hypothetical protein (NECATOR_CHRX.G25540.T1), whose translation MREVFEHKDLEWRGGLDPYICERWNKLCENVNKAVISVPRSISQQGSKMRLWVFADASNVAIATCAYLQCTFTGTVSTLISGKTKLSSKKCQQTIPRLELVGSLVATSLGRSVISNMYEHIGQISIVSDSEKALWWLKSAKKNYPYSLQINAKE comes from the coding sequence ATGAGAGAAGTGTTTGAACACAAAGATCTAGAATGGAGAGGCGGCCTTGATCCATACATCTGTGAACGATGGAACAAACTTTGCGAAAACGTCAATAAAGCAGTAATCTCCGTCCCCAGATCTATCTCTCAACAAGGTAGCAAAATGCGCCTGTGGGTATTCGCCGACGCTAGCAATGTGGCGATAGCAACATGCGCATATCTTCAATGTACCTTTACTGGCACTGTCTCTACGTTAATCagtggaaaaacaaaactttcatCAAAAAAGTGCCAGCAAACTATACCAAGACTAGAACTAGTTGGTAGTCTCGTGGCAACAAGCCTTGGCAGATCAGTAATATCCAATATGTATGAACATATCGGACAAATTTCTATCGTCTCAGATAGCGAAAAAGCTTTGTGGTGGttgaaatcagcaaaaaaaaactacccatATTCGTTGCAAATCAACGCGAAAGAATAA
- a CDS encoding hypothetical protein (NECATOR_CHRX.G25541.T1) — protein MQKVPRTPLGAPIMSPLPRDRVLVSKPFQNTGFVFMETFTSKTQGKMYVCLYTRLTTRAVHLEAVENLSTGAFLESFIRFVSRKGVLKIMRSDCGSNLKNGERIIEVIFKKDNNTGSSVMTYCTNERINWIFNPPAPPWMGGVWERLVGKAKKALNKSIGRRKLNFPEMCTVLTRTEAILNTRPLTKCDTDDITKLLLRPIDFLQGNIKYSIPNGSALHDQTDPEYNPTPIQTEKQALEAIRFSETIAEKF, from the coding sequence ATGCAAAAAGTACCAAGGACTCCCCTTGGGGCTCCAATAATGTCACCACTTCCAAGAGATCGAGTCCTGGTCTCAAAACCGTTCCAAAACACTGGGTTTGTCTTCATGGAGACATTCACTTCGAAAACCCAAGGAAAAATGTATGTGTGCTTATACACGCGCCTAACGACAAGAGCAGTACACCTCGAAGCTGTTGAAAACTTATCAACAGGAGCATTCTTAGAAAGCTTTATACGCTTTGTGTCGCGTAAAGGTGTGCTAAAGATCATGCGCAGTGATTGTGGCTCAAACCTAAAAAATGGTGAGCGCATCATAGAAgtaatattcaaaaaagataACAATACAGGTAGCTCTGTTATGACCTACTGCACAAACGAACGAATAAACTGGATCTTCAACCCTCCAGCGCCACCATGGATGGGAGGCGTATGGGAAAGACTAGTAGGAAAGGCGAAAAAGGCTCTAAACAAGTCAATAGGACGAAGGAAGTTAAACTTCCCTGAGATGTGTACGGTGCTGACAAGAACTGAAGCAATTCTCAACACGAGACCGCTTACAAAATGCGATACTGATGACATCACAAAACTTCTGCTTCGCCCCATTGATTTCTTGCAAGGAAATATCAAGTATTCCATCCCAAATGGAAGTGCATTGCATGATCAAACAGATCCGGAATATAATCCTACGCCTATACAAACTGAAAAACAAGCGCTGGAAGCAATCCGTTTTTCCGAAACGATTGCAGAAAAGTTTTGA